NNNNNNNNNNNNNNNNNNNNNNNNNNNNNNNNNNNNNNNNNNNNNNNNNNNNNNNNNNNNNNNNNNNNNNNNNNNNNNNNNNNNNNNNNNNNNNNNNNNNNNNNNNNNNNNNNNNNNNNNNNNNNNNNNNNNNNNNNNNNNNNNNNNNNNNNNNNNNNNNNNNNNNNNNNNNNNNNNNNNNNNNNNNNNNNNNNNNNNNNNNNNNNNNNNNNNNNNNNNNNNNNNNNNNNNNNNNNNNNNNNNNNNNNNNNNNNNNNNNNNNNNNNNNNNNNNNNNNNNNNNNNNNNNNNNNNNNNNNNNNNNNNNNNNNNNNNNNNNNNNNNNNNNNNNNNNNNNNNNNNNNNNNNNNNNNNNNNNNNNNNNNNNNNNNNNNNNNNNNNNNNNNNNNNNNNNNNNNNNNNNNNNNNNNNNNNNNNNNNNNNNNNNNNNNNNNNNNNNNNNNNNNNNNNNNNNNNNNNNNNNNNNNNNNNNNNNNNNNNNNNNNNNNNNNNNNNNNNNNNNNNNNNNNNNNNNNNNNNNNNNNNNNNNNNNNNNNNNNNNNNNNNNNNNNNNNNNNNNNNNNNNNNNNNNNNNNAACGATTATCTCTGAAATTGGTGAGATAGAGCGGTTTAATCACCCTAAAAAACTTGTTGCCTTTGCCGGAATCGATCCCAGCGTGCATTCTTCTGGCAAGTTCACTGCAACAATTAATCGAATCACGAAAAGAGGTTCCAGCAGGCTGCGACATGCCTTATATATGGCTGTCCTATGCGGTATCAGGAGTTCACGCAATAAGAAACTAAAAGAGTTTTATGACAGAAAACGCGATGAAGGAAAGCCATTTAAAGTCACGGTCGTTGCTTGTGCGAACAAACTGATCCACTGGATTTTTACCCTCTTAAAGCGTAAAGAAACTTTCCTTGATCTTGCTTAATACCAATAAGCAACAATAGAGATAAATCCTTCCATCATTGCGACGGATGGTTATTTGCCATGCTCAATTTCAGTATAACAATTAAACATAAACACGTTTAATGAAAAATGTTGACATCCTATTAGCTGGTTTAGCTTAACAAGGCTGTCGAATTATTACCGGTAGCCTCGTTTGTGTTTGTTCCGTTATCTGATACCCTATAGCTTAATACGTAACCCTTTACATTCTATATTTGGTTCTACATTTCAAAGGATTATTTCCAAATAATTAAGAATATAAGTAATAAAATCAAAAAAATTGGAGAGCGATAACATGATTCATGATATTAAGGAATATGTAAATTATTTAGATGGTGTTCATAAACGAACGATGCAATATGTTAAAGCAATACCTAATGAACTCTTAGACTGGAAGCCCTCTGAAGATAAATTTTCTACAGGTGATTTATTGCGGCATATCGCATCATCTCGATTGATGTTTCTTGGTATATTTGAACATGGTTCGTGGACCTACACTGGACATGATACTGATAAAGGGGCCTCTCTTGAGGATATTTCAAAATATTTAGAGGCATGTCAGATTAAACTAACAGAGGGTCTATTAAAAGTTGGCAACGATAAGTTGACAAAAAGGGTTTTAACAATGCATGGTCATGAAGTTAGTGAGTGGAGAATACTTATGGCAATTCCGGAACATGAAATCCATCATCGTGGACAAATCTCTACATATTTACAAATGAACAAAATTGAGCCACCTCAAATTTTTGGATTAAAAATTGAGCAAGTCAAAAAATTATAATTTTTATGAAGGTGCTGTGGTCATCATCATCCAAAGCTATTTTGTCGTGTTACACTAAACTGCCCGTTACTTTAACAGACAAAAACGGATGCCGCCGCAGCACCCGTTGTATTACGCTATCGATACCCGTTAGCGGAATTGAAAGATCTATGCCTTTATCTGGCTTAGAATTAACGGTACAGATTATCTGCATCCTTTTTACCCACTGATTTGCCCGGAGCTACACGTCCTCAGACTCTAAATTATTGCGGTCGCCCCTCCTTGAATACGCCTCGATAGAGGTTTTCTTATGGAGTGGCTTTGGCGCGAATAAGATTGAGTCCCATCCCGATGAAAATGATCCCAGTCAGTTTATTCAGTAGGGTGGAAACTCTCGGGTTTTTGCGGAGCTTATCTGTTGCCAAGGACGAACAGATAGCCAAAAGCATGCACCAGACTCCACCAGTTAGCGTAAAGGTCAGTCCCAAAATAACAAAAGGCAAAGCTCCACTGTGAGAGGTACTTACAAACTGTGGCAGGAAGGCAATGAAGAATAAAGCGACCTTGGGATTAGTCAAGCTGGTCAAGATTCCTTGCACATAGATTTTTCCATATTTTCGTTCCGAGGATACGCTAGCAAGCTGGTCGAGCGCTGCAGTTTTTGCCATGATCATCTTGATGCCTAAATAGACCAAGTAAATGATCCCAACTATCTTGACTAACTGAAAAAGCAACACAGATTTCGTCAAGATGACGGATAAGCCAAATGCCGCCAGTAACGTGTGAATGACCGAACCCGTGAGAATGCCGCAGACCGACAGGATTCCCGAGCGTCTGCCCTGAGAGATGCTTCTGGAAAGAATGTACATCGTGTCTGTCCCCGGAATGAGATTTAAAAGGATACCAGTGAGCAAAAACACTTCAAAATTGACTATCCCATACATGACTTCACCCTCTTCAGGTCGTATTTAACAAAGAATTGAGTATAGCTCTTTATTTGAGCAAGTTCAATACAAATCAAATAAAAAACTTCCGCCAGTCTTTGCAAACCAACGAAAGTTCTTTTTGCTTTTATGAAGTTGCCTGGGAAGCCTCGATCCAGCCTTCTTTTCCGTCAAATTGGATTTGGCACCAGCCGTTCAGATCCGTGATTACCTGGATGACTGGATGTACTGAATGAAAAGATGGCGATCATCCCGCCAGAATCTTCGATGAATCTGTAGTGGAAAGGTAAATTTCTGTTATTCCCCACGTTTTCTGAGGTCTTTTCATTTTATTTATCGACTTGTTTATGTGCCCCTGTCTTATTACACTATCCTGCCAGTTAGTTTAACGTCGCCGCCAGTCTACAACTTTAATTTCTAGTCTATTACTTTATTTCCTCGGAACAGTATCGCCAATTATCGCTTCAAATGATCGATCGTCATCACCTCAGCTGGTTTCTTCGGTGGCGGCTTGTGGTGACGTTTGACCTATTCCAAGTGCTCCGCAAGCTGATCGTTTCATTCTCTTTCTTTTTTTGAACTCTAATAGGTCTCGTATCTTTTCCATGGCTTGTCCTCCTTTCAGGAAAAATAAAAAGGACGCCAGGACACACCCTTCCATAGGTGTGCAACTGACGTCTTCCCGTTTCTCGGTATCAGGCTACTTTTTAATTTTTGATCTCCTATTAACTACGATATAAAAAGTGATGAACGACAACGCTCCAAAAAATTGTGGAAGATACACAAACCATTGGTATATCGTTAGTGGAGTAGTTGATTGATTCGCGTAGTAAAATCCTATCAAAGTGAAGACAAGCATTAAACTAGCTGCTGTAATACCGATACCAAATCTTAATTTGGACATTAAAACAACTCACTCTCAAGTGAAGGCAGTCAACATACTCCTCTAGGAGTGGGTTATAGATTTGTTCTCCTTCGCCTTGGCACATTGGACACAACACACATTTCACACGAACCACGTTCAGCTACCGTGCGAGGTTCCTGGTTATCAGACCAATGCTTAAAACCACGCCATTCGTTTGCCAATTCCCCGAGCTCCACTTGTAGGGCAAGAATCTTGTTTTGTAGTAGGTCCTGCCCCTCCAACCCCTTCTTCTTGATAATGTATTTATCAAGCTGCCTCTGCTTTTCGAAAAATGCTTTCAGATTCATCCTGATTCCCCCTTATCAAACGTAATGTTGTGTTAAATCTTCCTTCGCTATCTTTGAAATCTTCAAGGATCTCAACTGAAAATCTGATA
This is a stretch of genomic DNA from Brevibacillus choshinensis. It encodes these proteins:
- a CDS encoding transposase, yielding TIISEIGEIERFNHPKKLVAFAGIDPSVHSSGKFTATINRITKRGSSRLRHALYMAVLCGIRSSRNKKLKEFYDRKRDEGKPFKVTVVACANKLIHWIFTLLKRKETFLDLA
- a CDS encoding DinB family protein is translated as MIHDIKEYVNYLDGVHKRTMQYVKAIPNELLDWKPSEDKFSTGDLLRHIASSRLMFLGIFEHGSWTYTGHDTDKGASLEDISKYLEACQIKLTEGLLKVGNDKLTKRVLTMHGHEVSEWRILMAIPEHEIHHRGQISTYLQMNKIEPPQIFGLKIEQVKKL
- a CDS encoding LysE family translocator: MYGIVNFEVFLLTGILLNLIPGTDTMYILSRSISQGRRSGILSVCGILTGSVIHTLLAAFGLSVILTKSVLLFQLVKIVGIIYLVYLGIKMIMAKTAALDQLASVSSERKYGKIYVQGILTSLTNPKVALFFIAFLPQFVSTSHSGALPFVILGLTFTLTGGVWCMLLAICSSLATDKLRKNPRVSTLLNKLTGIIFIGMGLNLIRAKATP
- a CDS encoding SH3 domain-containing protein translates to MQVITDLNGWCQIQFDGKEGWIEASQATS
- a CDS encoding dUTP diphosphatase encodes the protein MNLKAFFEKQRQLDKYIIKKKGLEGQDLLQNKILALQVELGELANEWRGFKHWSDNQEPRTVAERGSCEMCVVSNVPRRRRTNL